The following are encoded together in the Deltaproteobacteria bacterium genome:
- the tnpB gene encoding IS66 family insertion sequence element accessory protein TnpB, producing MQEVLRQDPLSGHVFAFFNRRRDRVKLLVWERDGFWLLYKRLEAGTFAVLDREEINPRELYLLLDGIEVVRERRRYVRPHTNA from the coding sequence GTGCAGGAGGTGCTGCGCCAAGACCCGCTCTCGGGGCATGTCTTTGCGTTTTTCAATCGGCGGCGCGATCGGGTGAAGTTGTTGGTCTGGGAGCGGGACGGATTCTGGCTGCTGTACAAGCGCCTGGAGGCCGGGACCTTCGCGGTGCTGGACCGCGAGGAGATCAACCCGCGGGAGCTGTACCTGCTCCTGGATGGGATCGAGGTCGTGCGCGAGCGCCGACGGTACGTCCGCCCACACACAAATGCGTGA